The following are encoded together in the Serratia sp. UGAL515B_01 genome:
- a CDS encoding 6-phospho-beta-glucosidase has translation MPASVFPADFLWGGALAANQAEGAYLEGGKGLTTVDMIPHGKARLAVKLGQEKRFTLREDEFYPSHLGIDFYHRYKEDIALMAEMGFRVFRTSIAWSRIFPNGDEMVPNAQGIGFYRGVFAECKKYGIEPLVTLCHFDVPMHLVREYGSWRNRQMVEFFIHYARTCFEAFDGLVKYWLTFNEINILLHSPFSGAGLVFEPGDNQEQVKYQAAHHELLASALATKIAHEVNPENQVGCMLAGGNFYPWSCKPADVWAALEKDRENLFFIDVQARGAYPSYTKRLFSEKGITVQMEEGDSEILKNSVDFVSFSYYASRCASAEMNEQNSIAANVVKSLRNPHIQVSEWGWGIDPLGLRITMNMMYDRYQKPLFLVENGLGAKDKINELGEIDDEYRISYLREHIKAMAEAIEDGIPLMGYTSWGCIDLVSASTGEMSKRYGFVYVDRDDQGKGSLARTRKKSFYWYKKVIASNGSDLS, from the coding sequence ATGCCAGCATCTGTTTTCCCCGCGGATTTTTTATGGGGTGGTGCGTTAGCGGCTAACCAGGCTGAAGGCGCTTATCTGGAAGGTGGCAAAGGGCTGACGACGGTTGACATGATCCCTCATGGTAAAGCGCGGCTAGCGGTAAAACTGGGTCAGGAAAAACGCTTTACCTTGCGTGAGGATGAGTTCTATCCCAGCCATCTGGGTATCGATTTTTACCATCGTTATAAAGAAGACATAGCCTTAATGGCGGAGATGGGGTTCCGCGTATTTCGAACCTCAATCGCCTGGAGCCGTATATTCCCTAACGGCGACGAAATGGTGCCCAATGCGCAGGGTATCGGCTTTTATCGTGGCGTGTTTGCCGAATGCAAAAAGTATGGCATTGAGCCGTTGGTGACGCTGTGCCATTTTGATGTGCCAATGCATTTGGTTCGCGAATACGGTTCGTGGCGTAACCGGCAAATGGTGGAGTTCTTCATCCACTATGCCCGTACCTGTTTTGAGGCTTTTGATGGACTGGTGAAATACTGGCTAACGTTTAATGAAATTAATATTCTCCTGCACAGTCCGTTCTCTGGTGCGGGACTGGTTTTTGAGCCAGGCGATAATCAAGAACAGGTGAAATATCAAGCGGCTCATCACGAACTCTTAGCGAGCGCCTTGGCGACTAAAATTGCCCATGAAGTTAACCCAGAAAATCAGGTTGGGTGTATGTTGGCGGGCGGGAATTTCTACCCGTGGTCATGCAAGCCAGCAGACGTGTGGGCCGCGCTGGAAAAAGACCGCGAAAACCTGTTTTTCATCGATGTGCAGGCTCGTGGGGCCTATCCCTCGTACACCAAACGTCTGTTTAGCGAAAAGGGCATCACGGTACAGATGGAGGAGGGGGATAGCGAGATCCTCAAAAACAGCGTCGATTTTGTCTCTTTCAGTTACTACGCATCCCGCTGTGCCTCGGCTGAGATGAATGAGCAAAACAGCATTGCAGCCAATGTCGTCAAGTCTCTGAGAAATCCACATATTCAGGTCAGCGAGTGGGGGTGGGGGATCGATCCTTTAGGCCTGCGTATCACTATGAACATGATGTATGACCGCTATCAGAAACCACTATTTCTGGTAGAAAACGGTTTGGGTGCGAAAGACAAAATCAATGAGCTAGGGGAAATTGACGATGAATACCGTATCAGCTACCTACGTGAGCATATCAAAGCTATGGCAGAGGCTATTGAGGATGGCATCCCGCTGATGGGCTACACCTCTTGGGGCTGTATTGATCTGGTCTCGGCTTCCACCGGGGAAATGAGCAAACGTTATGGCTTCGTCTATGTCGATCGCGATGATCAAGGGAAAGGGTCTTTAGCCAGAACGAGAAAAAAATCATTCTACTGGTATAAGAAGGTGATTGCCAGTAATGGCTCAGATTTGAGTTAG
- the ascF gene encoding PTS cellobiose/arbutin/salicin transporter subunit IIBC, with product MSKNYATVSQSIVDAVGGANNIAAVTHCMTRLRFVLNDDSLIDSARLKAISGVLGVVRSEKQCQVIIGNTVSQAYAEVLKRLPDGAVEQQSAPVKNRITLKRIGAGILDALIGTMSPLIPAIIGGSMVKLLAMILDMTGVFSKGSSTLIILNVIGDGAFFFLPVMVAASAAIKFKANMSLAIAIAGVLVHPTFIDLMAKAAQGQQVEFVGLSVTAVKYTYTVIPALCMTWLLSYIERWVDRITPAVTKNFLKPMLIVLIAAPIAIMLIGPLGIWIGSGISALVFTVHNYLGWLSVAIMGGLWPLLVMTGMHRVFTPTIIQTIAETGKEGMVMPSEIGANLSLGGSSLAVAWRTKNPELRQTALAAAASAIVAGISEPALYGVAIRLKRPLIAALISGFVCGGVAGIAGLASHSMASPGLFTSVQFFDPSSPMTIVWVFGVMILAVMLSFVLTLLLGFEDIPAEEVESETAKPAPALSM from the coding sequence ATGTCTAAGAATTATGCGACGGTATCACAATCAATAGTGGATGCAGTGGGGGGCGCGAATAACATCGCAGCGGTAACTCATTGCATGACGCGGCTGCGCTTTGTGCTTAACGACGATAGCCTTATCGATAGTGCCAGGCTGAAGGCGATCAGCGGCGTGCTGGGTGTGGTGAGAAGCGAGAAGCAGTGTCAGGTGATCATCGGAAACACGGTTTCGCAGGCGTATGCCGAAGTACTGAAACGACTACCTGACGGTGCTGTGGAACAGCAATCTGCACCAGTGAAAAACCGCATCACCTTGAAACGCATTGGTGCCGGGATTTTAGATGCACTGATCGGCACCATGTCACCGTTGATCCCTGCGATTATTGGTGGCTCGATGGTTAAACTGCTCGCGATGATACTGGATATGACCGGTGTATTTAGCAAAGGCTCTTCGACACTTATTATTCTTAACGTGATCGGCGATGGCGCTTTCTTCTTCTTACCGGTGATGGTTGCTGCTTCCGCGGCCATAAAGTTCAAAGCCAATATGTCGTTAGCTATTGCGATTGCCGGGGTGCTGGTTCATCCAACTTTTATCGATTTAATGGCCAAAGCGGCGCAGGGGCAGCAAGTTGAATTTGTCGGCTTATCCGTTACCGCAGTGAAATACACCTACACGGTTATTCCAGCGCTGTGCATGACCTGGTTACTCTCCTACATTGAAAGATGGGTCGACCGCATCACGCCAGCCGTAACCAAAAACTTCCTCAAACCGATGCTGATTGTACTTATCGCTGCCCCAATCGCCATCATGCTGATTGGTCCATTAGGGATCTGGATCGGCAGTGGCATTTCTGCACTGGTATTCACCGTGCATAACTATCTGGGTTGGCTATCCGTCGCCATTATGGGCGGACTATGGCCGCTGTTGGTGATGACAGGGATGCACCGCGTGTTTACCCCAACCATCATTCAGACTATTGCAGAAACCGGCAAGGAGGGCATGGTGATGCCATCAGAGATTGGTGCCAATCTCTCTCTGGGAGGCTCATCGTTGGCGGTTGCCTGGCGCACCAAAAATCCGGAGTTGCGCCAAACTGCGTTAGCCGCAGCGGCGTCAGCCATCGTTGCCGGTATTTCTGAACCCGCACTTTACGGTGTGGCAATACGCCTGAAACGTCCACTGATTGCTGCACTGATCAGTGGTTTTGTCTGTGGTGGTGTTGCCGGAATTGCCGGATTGGCAAGCCACTCGATGGCTTCACCGGGGCTATTTACCAGCGTACAGTTTTTCGATCCATCAAGTCCAATGACCATTGTCTGGGTATTTGGCGTAATGATCCTGGCCGTTATGCTTTCCTTTGTACTGACGCTGCTACTGGGATTTGAAGATATTCCTGCCGAAGAGGTGGAAAGTGAAACCGCCAAGCCGGCCCCCGCATTATCTATGTAA